The Acidobacteriota bacterium region GCGCTGGAGATCCTGCGCCGCTTGCAGGAGATGGGAGCGCAGATCGCCTACCATGATCCCCACATCCCTGAAATCGAAACCGCTGCCTTCGGTTGGCCGCAGCCGTGCACGCTGCGCAGCCGGGAAATCAGCCAAACGGCTCTGGAGTCTTACGATGCCGCCGTCATCGTTACCCATCATTCCGCCATCGACTACCAGTTGCTGCTCGATCACAGCGGGCTGGTGGTCGACACTCGGGGCGTTACGCGGCGGATGAGCGGACGCGCCAGGGTGGTGACGCTGGGCGGACGGGAAAGCAGAAAAGAGGGCCAGCGGTAGCCAGCCCGTCCCACATTAGCGAAGCACATGAGCGAACAGACGAAATTGCTGATCGTCGACGACGACGAAGATCTCAGCAGCCAGTTGAAATGGGGACTGATCGACGACTACCAGATACTGTTGGCCGACAGTCGCCCCAGGGCCTTGGAGATCGCCCGCAAGGAACAGCCCGAGGCGGTGACGCTCGACCTGGGTTTGCCCCCCGAAGCCAATAACGTCAGCGAGGGGATGAATGCCCTGGGTCAATTGCTTGAAGCCGTCCAGGGGGTCAAGGTGGTGGTAATCACCGGCCAGGACGAGAAAAAGCACGCCCTGGCAGCTATCCAACAAGGGGCCTACGATTTCCTGGCCAAACCGGTGGAAATCGAGGAGCTCAAGGTCATTCTCAAGCGGGCCGTTTATCTGCGCCGCCTCGAGGTCGAACATCGCAAGCTGCGCAAACACTTCCGCGAGGACAGCTTTCAAGGCATGTTGGGGAGTTCGCCCCAGATGCAGCAGGTCTTTACAGCCATACGCAAGGTAGCCGCCAGCACTGCTCCGGTTCTCATCGTGGGCGAAAGCGGCACCGGCAAGGAATTGGCAGCCCGCGCCATCCACAATCTGAGCGGACGCAGCAACGGTGCCTTCGTCCCCATCAACTGCGGCGCCATCCCTGAGAATCTGCTGGAAAGCGAGCTCTTCGGTCATGAGAAGGGAGCCTTCACCGGCGCTCATGCCCAGAAAAAGGGACAGATCGAAACTGCCCGAGGCGGATCGCTCTTTCTCGACGAAGTAGGCGAACTGCCCTCCCACCTGCAAGTCAAGCTGCTGCGCTTTTTGCAGGAAGGCGTCATTCAGCGGGTGGGCGGCCGCAAGGAGATCGCCGTCGACGTCAGGGTCATTTCCGCCACCAACGCCGACCTCGAGGCCATGATGGGGGAAGGGAGCTTCCGCGACGACCTCTACTACCGGCTGGCCGTCATCGTGATTCCTCTGCCCAACCTGCAAAAGCGGGAGGGTGAAATCTTGCCTCTCGCCAAGTCCTTTCTCGACCGCTACGCCGACGAGAACGCCAAAAAGATCAAAGGCTTCTCGGCCAAAGCCGTGGCCGCCATGGAAACCCACGCCTGGCCTGGCAATGTCAGGGAACTCGAGAACCGCGTGCGGCGGGCTGTGATCATGGCCGACAAGGCGAACATCACTCCCGACGACCTGGGCCTGGAGGGGGGGCATGCCAAGTACGAGGGTCTGAGTTTGAAGGCCGCCCGTGAGGCCCTTGAGAAAGACATGGTCGACCGGGCCTTGGCACGCAACCAGGGCAACGTCAGCCGGGCGGCAGCGGATCTGGAGATCAGCCGGCCCACTCTCTACGAATTGATGGACAAGCTCAACGTCGAGCGTCCCTGATCCGCCAGGGACGCAAGGAGCCGCTAAGTGCTGCCGGTCATAAATTCTGAGCCAGGACCCTCCGTTTCTAGTCCCTGGCAGGGACAGATTCGCCAGCCCAGCGACTGTGTCAGCCCCGGCGAGCGCAAACGAGTGCTCCGGTAGTCCTTGCAGGCCTCCAGCACAGGTGATGGAATTGTGCCGATGGAGCCGTGGTTGAAATGGATGATGCCTTACTTCAACCGGTACTGGCTGCGCCATGCGGCCCAGTCCTGCTGGGTGCCGGCTTGAGGCGGTCCCGAATGCCGCATCCTCTCCGCCCAAGCCAGGCGCGGAAGCGCAAAGAGTGCCGCCGCAGCGGAAGCTTGTTTAAGGAAACGTCGGCGATTGGTCGATGGGTTGGGCATGATGAGGTCGCTCAGCGATTGTGGCAAGAGGAAGGCAGGGGGCAAGGTGCGCGAAACGGTGACGAGCGGCAGTATAGTGGGGATGTATTCTTGTCGCGCCAAAGTGCCGGGAATTCGATTGATTTGGAGTTGAAATGAAGAGCATTCAGTTTATCGGTGTCATCATCTTATCGGCATGGCTGCTTGCCGTTCCGGCTTTCGCCCAAGGAGAACCGGACCCATTCGACTGCACGGCTCGAGACGAGGTCGACCTTGCGGTCTGCATCTATCAGGTCTTTCCTCAGATTGCCGTGGGAGGGGGGTTCTCGGGCGAACTGGTGGTGACCAATCAGGGATACGTCGAGGATGCCCAGGTGCGCATCGACTTCTGGGGCGACGACGGCCAGCCCCTGATGGTCGACTTGGGCCAGCAGCAGCCGGCCGGCCAGATCATCTTCTCCCTGGGTGCCGGGCACAGCCGCGTGGTACCCGTCTCTCTGGACAGTGAAGTGGCCATTCCCGGCTACGCCCGCATCACCCATTCGGCCGAGATCTCATTGCGGGGCAGCTATGTTCTGCGCGTGCTGGACGCACAGGGCGAACTGCAAACTCAGTTGGGGGTGTCCTCTCTGATTCCCCTCAACAGCTTCAGCTTCCCCGTCCAAGTCGACTCCCAGGCGGGGGTCAACACCGGACTGGCCTTGGCCAACGGATCTTTCAGGCTCATCGCCACTCCTGATCCCGCCCCCCAGGGCTTCGTCCTGACTCTCATCGACGAGCAGGGAATGATCGTCGATCAGCAGGTGCTGCAACTCGACCTCGACGGGCATACCTCCCTCTTTGTCGACGATGAGCGTCTCTTTCCGGGATTGAACGACTTCCGAGGTGTCTTGAGCGTCTCTGCGGGCATCGACTTCGGACTCACGGCCCTGCGTCTGGAGCAAGGCATCCTCTCGACCATCGCGGTCAGCGAGGGTCCCGTGTTCTCCTCCTTCGACATCACCTCCAGCCTGGACGCCGTTCCCGAGCAGGAGCCCAACGACACCCTCGAGACAGCCGGCGACTTGCAGTTGCCTGCCCGCGTTTCGGGCGTGGTTACGCCCGTTCAGGACACCGACCTTTTCAGCTTCCAGGCAAGCCAGGGCGACATCCTGACCGTCTATACCCAAACCGAGCGCGGCGTCTCCCGCCTCGACTCCTTCCTCTCCTTGGAAACGCCCTCCGGAGAACTGCTGGCCTTCAACGACCTCAACCGGCTGCTGCGCCGGTTCGACTCCTTCCTTCAGGTGGTTCTTCCGGACGACGGCGAGTACGTTCTGCGGGTTGAAGACTTCGCTTTGCAGGGTGGCCCCGCCTTCACTTATGACTTGGTGGTCAGCCTGCAAGAGGCTCAGCAACCTTGATCGTATCTTCAAATCCTGCCTGTTGACAGCGAGCGGTCCAACGTCAGAAGATTGCCTCGATGGACATTTACGAACGCTCTCTGAAACGACATGGAGAAACGAAAGGAAAGGTCGAAATCCGTTCGCGCATGCCCCTGAACTCGCGCGAAGACCTTTCCCTCGCTTACACGCCAGGCGTCGCCCGTCCCTGTGAAGTCATCGCCGGCGACGTCTCCCGAGCCTGGGACCTGACCTGGAGAGGCCGTACCGTGGCGGTTGTTTCAGACGGCAGCGCCGTCCTCGGGTTGGGCGATATCGGTCCCGAAGCCGCCCTTCCCGTGATGGAAGGCAAGGCGGTGCTTTTCCGCGAGTTCGGCGGCATCGATGCCATTCCGCTGGTTATCAACGCCCGCGAGGTCGATCACGTGGTGGCGGTGGTGAAAGCCATTGCTCCCACTTTCGGCGGCATCAACCTGGAGGACTTTTCGGCTCCCCGCTGCTTCGAGATCGAATCGAGATTGCAGGATATCGGAATCCCGGTCCTTCACGACGACCAGCACGGAACCGCCGTAGTCACCCTGGCCGCCATCAAGAATTCCCTGCGACTTCTGGGCAAGGAATTCCAGGACCTTAAAGTGGTCATCAACGGTGCCGGCGCCGCCGGACGCGCCATCGCCCGGCTGCTCAGCAGTCCTGCGGCCGAAGATGCCGATTTAAGGGCCGGCAGCGTATTGGTATGCGACTCCAAGGGCATTCTCTGGCCGGGGCGCCCGGGCAACACCACCTTCAAGGAAAAACTGGCCCGGCGTACTAACGCCAAGGGGCGTCAAGGCGATCTGAGGGACGCCCTGCATGGCGCCAACATCTTCATCGGGGTCAGCAAGGGCAATCTGCTTACGGCCGACGACATCAAGCGCATGGGCGAGGATGCCATCGTCTTGGCCATGGCCAATCCCATTCCTGAAATCGATCCCGACGAAGCCCGCCTGGGCGGGGCTGCCATCGTGGGCACCGGACGCAGCGATTACGATAACCAGGTCAACAACGTACTGGCATTCCCCGGGCTCTTCAGAGGAGCCCTGCTGGCCCGCGCTCCCCGCTTTACCCATGCCATGCTGCTGGCCGCCGCGGACGCCATCGCCGACTGCGTCTCGGACCTCCGTCCGGAGTTCATTCTGCCCGCCGCGCTCGACCGCTCGGTCGCTCCCCGGGTGGCCAAGCAGGTAGCCGAGGCGGCCCGCTCTGCCTGAAGAAGCGACAGATCCCAATCCTCATAGCTGCTGACGACGATGACGACGATGAAGATATCGGACAGCAATCTGCGGGAACGGCGCGAGAGGGTCTTTCTGGTTTTTGCCGGATTCTTCCTGGGCTCGCTGGCCATGCTCAACATCATCGGCATCAGCCGCTTCGTCGATCTCAGCTTCGAGATCTTCGGCCTGCGCATCCCATTCGTCCTGGCGGTTGGCGTGCTGCCCTACCCCATTACCTTTCTCTGCACCGATTTCATCAGCGAACTCTTCGGGCGCCGCCGCGCCAACTTCATGGTCTGGGTGGGCTTGATTCTCAACCTCTGGGTGATATTCATCCTCTGGTTGGGCGGCGTGCTTCCCGGCTACGAGGAGGTCAACCCGCAAACAGGCCAGATCGTACGCGACGCCGCGGGACGGCTTCCAGTCTTCTTCGAAATCAGGGCCCTGACCTTCGGCGCTGTGGCTGCTTCGATGTTGGCCTACCTGTCGGCTCAGTTTTGCGACGTCTACCTCTTTCATTTCTGGAAGGACCTGACCAAAGGAAAGCATCTCTGGCTGCGCAACAACGGCTCGACTCTGGTGAGCCAGTTCATCGACACCTTCGCCGTCATCACCATCACTCACTTCTACGCCCGCGCCCTGCCGGTCGACGAACAAGCCGCCATCTGGCCTCAACTCTGGGTTTTCATAGGCTCCGGTTACGTCTTCAAGCTGGTCTCAGCCCTGCTCGACACCGTTCCTTTCTATCTCGGCGTACGATGGTTGAGCGCCTACTTGGAGATCCCGGCGCCTCTTAGTCAGGGTGAATCACGATAATTGCCTCTTCTATCCGAGTGTGCGACCCTTGCAAAGCAACCTGCTCGGGCAAGTGATGGATGCGCTTTCAAGCTAGGAAACCAGCATGACCGAATTCTTGGCCGACATGATGCCCCGTTTTCAGGCCATGTCGGTGGGACAAATACTGGATTCGACGCTGCGCATGTACGTGCGTCACATCCCTCTGCTGGCCGGGATCACAGCCGTGGCCTTCGTTCCATACTACGGCGCGGCCATCCTCTTGCTGCTGCTTGCCCGCAGCGGGGAGCCGGGACTGATGACGCTGGTGGCCGTCCTGGTCTCAGGACTTGGACTTGTCCTACTGCTTTTCGTCCTCTCTCCTCTCTCGATTGCCGCTACTCTGGTGGCGGTCAGCGAACGCTATCTGGAGCGCCGGGTTTCCATCATCAGCGCCTTTCGCGTCGCCTTACGGCGCTTCATCCATGTTTTTTTGGCCTACTTGCTGGTGGGAGTGGTCCTGGCCGGCATTGTGCTGGGGGGATTCCTGCTGATTTCGGCTGTCTTCTTGCTCTCCAGCTTGATGGGCCCATCGGCCCGGTTTTTCTTTCTTCTCTTCTTCGGCACCGGCAGCGGCGTGGCCATGTTCGGAGGCATGGTGGCGGTCTTCGTGATTTTCAGCATGGTCGTACCGGTGGTGTTGCTTGAAAAGCTCAACGCCGTGC contains the following coding sequences:
- the prsR gene encoding PEP-CTERM-box response regulator transcription factor — translated: MSEQTKLLIVDDDEDLSSQLKWGLIDDYQILLADSRPRALEIARKEQPEAVTLDLGLPPEANNVSEGMNALGQLLEAVQGVKVVVITGQDEKKHALAAIQQGAYDFLAKPVEIEELKVILKRAVYLRRLEVEHRKLRKHFREDSFQGMLGSSPQMQQVFTAIRKVAASTAPVLIVGESGTGKELAARAIHNLSGRSNGAFVPINCGAIPENLLESELFGHEKGAFTGAHAQKKGQIETARGGSLFLDEVGELPSHLQVKLLRFLQEGVIQRVGGRKEIAVDVRVISATNADLEAMMGEGSFRDDLYYRLAVIVIPLPNLQKREGEILPLAKSFLDRYADENAKKIKGFSAKAVAAMETHAWPGNVRELENRVRRAVIMADKANITPDDLGLEGGHAKYEGLSLKAAREALEKDMVDRALARNQGNVSRAAADLEISRPTLYELMDKLNVERP
- a CDS encoding NADP-dependent malic enzyme, producing MDIYERSLKRHGETKGKVEIRSRMPLNSREDLSLAYTPGVARPCEVIAGDVSRAWDLTWRGRTVAVVSDGSAVLGLGDIGPEAALPVMEGKAVLFREFGGIDAIPLVINAREVDHVVAVVKAIAPTFGGINLEDFSAPRCFEIESRLQDIGIPVLHDDQHGTAVVTLAAIKNSLRLLGKEFQDLKVVINGAGAAGRAIARLLSSPAAEDADLRAGSVLVCDSKGILWPGRPGNTTFKEKLARRTNAKGRQGDLRDALHGANIFIGVSKGNLLTADDIKRMGEDAIVLAMANPIPEIDPDEARLGGAAIVGTGRSDYDNQVNNVLAFPGLFRGALLARAPRFTHAMLLAAADAIADCVSDLRPEFILPAALDRSVAPRVAKQVAEAARSA
- a CDS encoding queuosine precursor transporter; this encodes MKISDSNLRERRERVFLVFAGFFLGSLAMLNIIGISRFVDLSFEIFGLRIPFVLAVGVLPYPITFLCTDFISELFGRRRANFMVWVGLILNLWVIFILWLGGVLPGYEEVNPQTGQIVRDAAGRLPVFFEIRALTFGAVAASMLAYLSAQFCDVYLFHFWKDLTKGKHLWLRNNGSTLVSQFIDTFAVITITHFYARALPVDEQAAIWPQLWVFIGSGYVFKLVSALLDTVPFYLGVRWLSAYLEIPAPLSQGESR